GCTAAGGAAGCAGAATTCTTCTCCTTTGGTACTAATGACTTAACTCAGATGACTTTCGGTTTCTCAAGGGATGACGCTGGCAAATTCCTTGAAACTTATTATGAAAAGAAGATATATGAATTTGATCCATTTGCTAAGCTTGACCAAGAGGGTGTTGGCAAGTTAGTAGAAATGGGTACTAAGCTTGGAAGGCAGACAAGACCTGACCTTGAAGTAGGTATATGTGGTGAACACGGTGGAGACCCATCTTCTATTGAGTTCTGCCACAAAGTAGGTCTTGATTATGTCTCCTGCTCACCATACAGAGTCCCTATTGCAAGACTGGCTGCTGCTCAGGCGGCAATAAAATACGATAATAAATAATTAATTTCAAAGGCAGCAAATCAAATTTGCTGCCTTTGTACGTGCGCCCGGCATGGGCGATAACTAGGCGGTGAAAGTCCGCTGTGGGCTTGGTAGTGGGAACCACTAGCCAAGAGCAAGGGTGTCCATCGTGAGGTGGAATCTGAAGGAAGCTTAAGGCAAAATCTCGGTCTGATGAACAAGAACCAGATAAGAGGCTGAATTGGGATGGATGAGTTTGCGTAACAAAACGAAGTCCAACACTACCCGAATCCCATACAGTAAATCTGGCAGATATATGAGATGAAAGTTATCGTTCTTACCCGGGGAGGTCTCAAGGATAAGTCATGGAAGTAAAATCTGAAGTGACAACCCATGCAGTGATGTATGGCTGAACCTTGAGAAGTCAGCAGAGGTCATAGTACTTATCTAGACAATAATAGATAAGGAAGGACCGAACGTTAGGAGGTTTTGGAAATCTTATGGACTCGAAAGATATGCAGAGACTGCAGACAACTCAACCAAGAGGCTATCCGTTGAATAGAGAAATGGAATTTCAAAAGACAACGGAAGTGCATAGTATATCATCGGCGTCGGAAGATGGAAGAAACGAGGTACAAAGATATACCGGCAAGATGCTTGAAATGATAGTAGAACGAGGGAACATGGAAGCAGCATACAAGCGCGTTGTTGCAAATAAAGGAAGCCATGGAGTCGATGGGATGGGAGTAGATGAACTTCTACCGTATCTCAAAGAAAACTGGGCAACCATAAAACAACAACTGCTGGAGGGGAAATACAAACCACAACCAGTGCGAAGAGTAGAAATTCCCAAACCTGATGGAGGAAAAAGACTACTAGGAATACCTACAGTACTAGACAGACTAATACAACAAGCAATAGCCCAAATACTAAATAAAGTCTACAACCATACATTTTCTGATAGCAGTTATGGATTCAGACCAGGACGCAGTGCAAAAGACGCAATAAAAGCCGCAGAAGCATACATAAATGAAGGATACACATGGGTTGTAGATATGGACTTAGAAAAGTTCTTTGACAGAGTAAACCACGACGTAATAATGTCCAAACTAGAAAAGCGGATAGGGGACAAAAGAGTACTAAAGTTAACACGAAAATAGACTATCTAAAAGGAGAATTTTGAACATTGACAACTGCATAGGCTTAAACATCCAGCCAGAAAAAAGGTAATAAATATTAAACCAATGCTTTAAAAGCATCAGCTGGGAATTTTTGTAAAGTTATCTAATTATACTACTTAAATTTGGGACACTGTTACTTCTAAACCCAACTTGCGAGCTTCGTTAATAATCCGTTTAACGCGAATTATTTCCTGTTTCTTTCGCACTTCATCGAAAATTCTTTCATCATAGTCAGTGTTATTTTTAAGCATAGTATAAATGATAACTAATATTTTCCTGGCAAGTGCTACTACCGCTTTTTTTGTACCACGGCGCTGCTTTACTTTCCAATACCATGTGGCAAGATATGAATCCCTTATGCGGGTTATACTCCATGCTACTTCACACAGTATCCTCTTTATATAAGTGTTTCCTTTTGTTACTCGAGTGGACTTTTTTTTCCCGCACTTTCATTATTACCGGGACTTAATCCTGCCCATGAGCAAATGTGCTCTGCAGTCTTGAATTTATCCATATCTGTACCTATTTCAGCAATTATTGCAGCAGCTGCCGTTACATCTATGCCAGGTATTCCATCTAGCTGTTCAATCTGTCTCTTGTATTTTTCAATCTCAGCATTAATACTCTCTTCTATCTCATAAAGATGTTTATACGTTTCATCTAAATGATTGAGTAAAAGCTTTAAAAATTCTCTTTGATGCTTATTCATTCTACCATTAATTGATAGCTTTATGTCTTCTATTTTACTGCGTGCTCTCCCTCTTACATAATTTTCAACTTCTTTAGCTGTTATACTTCCATGCTCTGCTATATGGTCTATTATCGCTCTACCTGATACGCCAAATATATCTGTCAAAAAATTTGAAAGCTTAAATCCACAGCTTTGTAAATGCTTCTCTATACGATTTTTTTGAGAAGATATCTCTTCAATTATGCTTTTGCGATATCTCGTAAGGTTGCGTAATTCTCGAATTTCTTGCGGAGGAATAAAGCTTCCACTTAAAAGACCAGCTCTTAATAAAGTAGCAATCCATTCTGCATCTTTCATATCAGTTTTTTTACCGGGTACATTCTTCATATGTTTTGCATTAGCTACTATGATTGATATGTTACCATCAAAAGCACTTTCGAGTACGTTATATACGGGTTGCCAGTATATCCCTGTACTCTCCATGGCAACATGATGACAGTTTTCTGTTTCAAGCCATGTTTTTAATTCTTCAAGGTCTTTTAATAAAGTGGAAAATGTTCTTATCGTTTTTTCCGGCTTTTCATCATTGACAGAACCTTTAAGCAAACAAGCCACTATTGTTTCTTTGTGAACATCTAGTCCACAGCAAACTTCTAGTAAATCCTGCATTTTCTTCACTCCTGTTAAATTTATTACAGGGTTGATTACCTGAGAAAAATAAGAAACTTAACACCCGTGCTGTTCCCATATTGCCTTAATATGGGGCGACAATTGGTTGTGCTCAAAGGTAATCAAGTTAGGTTAATTCACGAGGTATTAATCCATCAGCATTAAATCAACCTTTGACCCTGTTAATTTTAGTTTACCAAAAAACTAGTTTCTTGCAACTTGAAAATTTATTTTCATCTATGGTTGTGCTTTGTTAAGCATGGAGGGTTAATACGAAGATACTTAGAATCAGGAGTAATGATAAACGGAATCAAAATATCAACAGAAGAAGGGACACCCCAAGGAGGGCCATTAAGTCCCCTATTAGCAAACATAATGTTGGACGAACTAGACAAAGAACTTGAGAAACGAGGGCATAAATTCTGCCGATATGCAGATGACTGCAACATATATGTAAAAAGCAGGTCTGCAGGAAACAGAGTAATGAAGAGCATAAAGAAATTCATAGAAAGCAAATTAAAACTAAAAGTCAACGAAGCAAAAAGTGCTGTAGATAGACCATGGAGAAGAAAATTTCTTGGATTTTCATTCTATACAAAAGAAAACGAAGTAAGAATAAGAATCCATGAAAAATCCATCAAAAGGTTTAAGGAAAAAGTAAGAGAAATAACCAATCGGAACAAGGGAATAAGCATGGAAAACAGAATAAAAAGACTAAATCAAATAACAACAGGATGGGTCAACTATTTTGGATTAGCAGACGCGAAAAGCATAATGAAAACCCTTGACGAATGGATAAGGCGAAGACTAAGGGCATGTATATGGAAACAATGGAAGAAGATAAAAACGAAGCATGATAACTTAGTAAAACTAGGAGTAGAAGAACAAAAAGCCTGGGAATACGCCAATACAAGGAAAGGCTACTGGAGAATATCCAATAGCCCAATCCTAAATAAGACTCTTACAAATAAATACTTTGAAAGCATAGGTTATAAGAGTTTATCCCAAAGATATCTAATTGTACACAATTCCTAATGAACCGCCGTATACCGAACGGTACGTACGGTGGTGTGAGAGGACGCTGAATAAAATAATTATTCAGCTCCTACTCGATATTTAAGATTATTGTTTTTTGACCATTCATGTTATAATATTAAGTAAAATTGGTAACTTTAATAGTAGGAGGAGAGTTAAATGGATAGAAACACGGCCTTAGCGCTTGTCAAAGAATATGTGTCAGATGAGACTTTAATAAATCACATGATAGCTACAGGTGCTATAATGGGAGGTTTAGCTGAAAGATTAGGACAAGATGTTGAAAGATGGGTAGTTACAGGGATATTACATGACATAGACTACCAAGAAACTAAGGATAATCCAGAGCTGCACAGTATAAGGGGGGGAGAAATTTTAAGAGAGCATGGTCTTGATGAGGAAATAGTACATGCAGTTATGGCACATAATGAAATTCATGGCATTGAGAGGATAACTCTTCTTGACAAAGCTCTTTTTGCCGTTGACCCTTTATCAGGTTTAATTACTGCAACAGCTTATGTGATGCC
The sequence above is a segment of the Thermoanaerobacter ethanolicus JW 200 genome. Coding sequences within it:
- a CDS encoding HD domain-containing protein is translated as MDRNTALALVKEYVSDETLINHMIATGAIMGGLAERLGQDVERWVVTGILHDIDYQETKDNPELHSIRGGEILREHGLDEEIVHAVMAHNEIHGIERITLLDKALFAVDPLSGLITATAYVMPSKKLEEVQVKSLKKKFKDKTFAKGANRDQIKTCEEFGISLDEFLEIALNEMKKIAPQIGL